One Pieris napi chromosome 13, ilPieNapi1.2, whole genome shotgun sequence genomic window carries:
- the LOC125055060 gene encoding uncharacterized protein LOC125055060 isoform X3 → MLRTERYLVNHLVSRGRMPESEAARAFAQMVAAVGYCHANGVVHRDLKAENLLLDKDMNIKLADFGFSNEYTSGSPLSTWCGSPPYAAPELFEGRQYDGPKADIWSLGVVLYVLVCGALPFDGGTLSELRSVVVSGKFRIPYFMSQDCEHLIRHMLVVEPDRRLTLRAVGRHRWLRTHCNTLTAQTYELSDGHCACHVGVNDTSIGASSALAQMLTLPGLTHEIIQQSVEEERFDHISAIYHLLVDKHTQKDEIAQIDSLESNLGLPLDLTSCKNEVEGEESMEAEETLAYLTGDGNEDGLERFGEVSIPKEEPPQRVTDCHATRRHTVGPGDCRHAQHAQVGEQSSFGAASADLRPAPLCASTHLHRQAAARVSLLPHTDLAGKLPAVQHRPPHHFSVKDHQLLKPPQAMLQHASSFGRRASDGGAHVGRAHSHTAPHHVSDSGTTNRLEEGDRTDEQTSDSQYNTNLCRYMLNRGSNKRHTMATPEDAATVCASSNMQASSSPSSSANIRVRRTGLLTVTERPPVISPELVMEVEARMKRNYLPPSIQGQYNQGYSSPPRATQSPPSQGSITAGTPNYKYVPPIPGQYHQGYSSPPHASQSPPNQGSITAGTPTFGKSMKPVLETIPQGSIMGSIKSGTPSQAASPFTPSGGPFSPNQGAVAVPVQNQGSIISGTPMSVEYSITNFNFSGNIGSITSGTPNFNAALTHNLNNNMDSECYPAEKQNYIASMNTGPPLNNTGSITSGTPNLNTCNYPNANPNVASITSGIAKFSNFGGNGFPDSGSVGTPMGSITSGTPVDNILSSGNTIPSGSITAGTAYNRQRKYSGPQRGKLQMLPTVQEMAREHSERYSPVRRAECSPPRQTHDIASARLEYQQLQRGLERRSGQSGTSPSEPRLYPVSLPGSPIHAGASPPLDLSGDYPRDRDLALKLGLNLNSLYSPHVSQDVLKSIHSFTNFGRVSSPGSPLHQITEGLSYLHTGSITRGTPQSQSPLDLRSNVEMETNFPQLLIHPQIHMVAHRSLNNSPISNPGSPLDMIREEIGNGNHVGDHVQRYSTYPSTHPQISLTDCLGSEITLVASSSEDSVDSLENSKYPLPQFVISEPSDLDDRPSITKGIGRKVSQETETVDKDSEMSSPKEDDKFLERPRRGSDKSLGFSDDSLSNDSANASPNCEQNVQSIYSNIVSISSGFSENRGSFSEHRESFSFSDRGSFSERGDLGRSSFSEKSDFGRGSFSEKGETPRTSFSAQGVLGEVKEYYEDVCLPREDLDKIQRSTMDLRLTEICRPEERIPILLSPQQVSCVQEYYEVALSTVCSRLDSHRIVELLKEAINKTVPPQNIVETGNTDELTGFLNLEYSGGIQIELVVCENKAKEMKGLKMRRISGDQREYGKLCQQLITSLTV, encoded by the exons ATCACCTAGTGTCGCGAGGCCGTATGCCCGAGTCGGAAGCGGCGCGGGCCTTCGCCCAAATGGTGGCGGCGGTCGGCTATTGCCACGCGAACGGGGTGGTCCACCGCGACTTAAAGGCGGAGAATTTACTGCTGGATAAGGATATGAATATTAAG TTAGCAGACTTTGGGTTCAGTAACGAGTACACATCGGGTTCCCCATTGTCGACGTGGTGTGGGAGCCCCCCGTACGCAGCGCCCGAGTTGTTTGAAGGCCGGCAGTACGACGGACCGAAAGCTGATATTTGG TCACTGGGTGTGGTACTATACGTATTAGTTTGTGGTGCTCTGCCGTTCGACGGTGGTACGCTGAGTGAATTGCGAAGCGTGGTCGTCAGCGGGAAGTTTAGGATTCCTTATTTTATGTCACAAG ATTGCGAACATCTTATCCGTCACATGCTTGTGGTCGAGCCGGACAGGCGGCTGACGCTTCGAGCGGTGGGCAGGCACAGGTGGCTTCGGACACATTGTAACACGTTAACCGCACAAACATacg agttATCAGATGGCCATTGCGCATGTCACGTTGGAGTAAACGACACGTCGATTGGGGCGAGCAGTGCGCTTGCGCAGATGCTGACCTTACCGGGGCTTACACACGAGATTATACAACag TCAGTCGAAGAAGAGAGATTCGACCACATCTCCGCCATTTACCATCTTCTTGTGGACAAACATACTCAAAAAGACGAGATCGCACAAATTG ATTCACTGGAATCAAACCTAGGCCTGCCCTTGGATCTCACCAGCTGTAAG AATGAGGTTGAAGGTGAAGAGAGTATGGAAGCAGAAGAAACCTTAGCCTATCTCACGGGAGATGGAAACGAGGATGGACTCGAGAgg TTCGGCGAAGTGTCGATCCCGAAAGAGGAGCCCCCTCAGCGAGTGACGGACTGTCACGCCACGAGACGCCACACCGTGGGGCCGGGCGATTGCCGACACGCGCAGCACGCGCAG GTCGGCGAGCAGTCGTCGTTCGGAGCCGCCTCGGCCGATCTCAGACCGGCGCCACTTTGCGCATCGACTCATTTACAC CGCCAGGCCGCGGCCCGCGTGTCCCTCCTGCCCCACACGGACTTGGCGGGCAAATTGCCAGCCGTGCAGCACAGGCCTCCGCACCACTTCAGCGTCAAAGACCACCAGCTGCTGAAGCCGCCGCAGGCTATGCTCCAGCACG CCTCATCGTTCGGGCGACGCGCGTCGGACGGAGGGGCGCACGTCGGACGCGCACACTCGCACACTGCGCCGCATCAC GTCTCCGACAGCGGAACGACAAATCGCTTAGAGGAGGGCGACCGGACGGACGAGCAGACGTCGGATTCGCAATACAATACCAATCTGTGCAG GTACATGTTGAACCGCGGGAGTAACAAGCGCCACACGATGGCCACGCCGGAAGACGCCGCCACCGTCTGCGCATCCAGCAACATG CAGGCGAGTTCTTCTCCGTCGTCGTCGGCCAATATACGTGTCAGAAGAACCGGTCTACTGACGGTCACCGAGAGACCCCCCG TAATAAGTCCGGAATTAGTTATGGAGGTCGAAGCGAGGATGAAAAGGAACTACTTACCGCCGTCGATTCAAGGACAATATAACCAGGGGTACTCCAGTCCCCCGCGCGCCACCCAGAGCCCGCCGAGTCAGGGGTCCATCACCGCCGGAACCcctaattataaatacgtGCCACCCATACCGGGACAGTACCATCAGGGCTACTCGAGTCCCCCGCATGCGAGCCAGAGTCCCCCAAATCAGGGGTCAATAACGGCCGGCACCCCCACCTTCGGCAAATCTATGAAACCGGTTCTAGAAACGATTCCACAGGGGAGCATTATGGGGTCGATCAAATCCGGGACACCCTCGCAAGCCGCGTCTCCGTTCACCCCGAGCGGGGGTCCATTTTCACCCAATCAGGGTGCCGTCGCGGTCCCCGTCCAAAACCAAGGCTCCATAATCTCCGGAACGCCGATGAGCGTCGAATATTCTATTACTAATTTCAACTTTTCTGGCAACATTGGATCTATCACTAGCGGAACACCGAACTTCAACGCGGCCCTGACGCacaacttaaataataatatggatAGTGAATGTTACCCCGCAGAGAAGCAAAATTACATCGCTTCGATGAATACTGGCCCACCTCTGAACAACACGGGGTCCATAACGAGCGGGACTCCTAATCTTAACACGTGTAATTATCCAAATGCGAACCCGAATGTGGCTTCGATAACTAGCGGAATCGCGAAGTTTTCTAATTTCGGAGGCAACGGTTTCCCCGACTCGGGCTCCGTCGGCACTCCGATGGGATCCATCACGAGCGGGACGCCGGTCGATAACATTTTGTCGAGTGGCAACACGATTCCGAGCGGTTCCATAACGGCCGGCACCGCGTACAACAGGCAACGAAAGTATTCGGGACCTCAACGCGGTAAACTTCAAATGTTGCCGACAGTCCAGGAAATGG CTCGCGAGCACTCGGAACGATATTCGCCAGTCAGGAGAGCGGAGTGCTCGCCCCCGAGACAGACTCATGACATAGCTTCGGCGAGATTGGAATATCAGCAGCTGCAG CGAGGATTAGAGCGCCGTTCGGGACAGAGTGGGACTTCGCCGTCTGAACCGCGGCTTTATCCGGTCTCCCTGCCCG GATCGCCGATACACGCGGGCGCGTCACCTCCTCTCGACTTGTCCGGCGATTATCCGAGAGATAGg GATCTGGCGTTGAAGCTCGGGCTGAACCTGAACTCCCTCTACTCGCCTCACGTGTCTCAAGACGTCTTAAAGTCTATCCATTCGTTTACCAATTTCGGACGAGTTTCCAGTCCCGGGTCTCCCTTACACCAGATAACCGAAGGTCTGAGCTATCTCCACACCGGGTCCATCACCAGGGGCACTCCTCAAAGCCAATCTCCCTTAGACCTCCGTAGTAATGTGGAAATGGAAACCAACTTCCCGCAGTTATTGATTCATCCACAGATCCATATGGTCGCCCATAGATCTTTGAACAACTCCCCGATATCGAATCCTGGATCCCCGCTCGACATGATCCGAGAAGAAATCGGCAACGGAAACCACGTCGGCGACCACGTCCAGCGATATTCGACGTATCCGTCGACCCATCCGCAGATCAGTTTGACAGATTGTCTCGGCTCCGAAATTACCCTCGTGGCTTCGAGTTCCGAAGACAGCGTCGACAGTTTGGAGAATTCTAAATACCCGCTCCCGCAATTCGTCATCTCGGAACCGTCAGATTTGGACGACAGACCGTCGATAACCAAGGGCATCGGCAGAAAAGTCAGCCAAGAAACGGAAACGGTAGACAAAGACTCGGAAATGTCGTCTCCGAAAGAAGATGACAAATTTCTGGAAAGGCCGAGACGCGGCAGCGACAAGTCGCTCGGCTTCAGCGACGATTCTCTCAGCAACGATTCGGCCAACGCTTCCCCGAATTGTGAGCAAAACGTTCAATCTATCTACTCGAATATAGTCTCCATCAGCTCCGGATTTAGCGAAAATCGGGGGAGTTTTTCCGAACACCGGGAATCGTTTTCGTTCTCCGACCGCGGTAGTTTTTCCGAACGAGGTGATTTAGGCAGATCCTCCTTTTCGGAAAAGTCGGATTTTGGTCGCGGTAGTTTTTCAGAAAAGGGCGAAACGCCTCGCACGTCGTTCTCCGCTCAAGGCGTTTTAGGAGAGGTCAAGGAGTATTACGAAGACGTGTGTCTGCCAAGAGAAGACTTAGATAAGATTCAACGGTCCACTATGGATTTGAGGTTGACGGAGATATGTCGACCGGAAGAAAGAATCCCGATTTTGCTGAGCCCGCAACAGGTTTCGTGCGTCCAGGAGTACTACGAAGTCGCGCTTTCCACGGTCTGCTCCCGACTCGACTCGCACAGGATAGTGGAATTACTGAAAGAGGCCATAAATAAGACCGTCCCGCCCCAGAACATCGTCGAAACCGGTAACACCGATGAGCTGAccggttttttgaatttggagTATTCCGGAGGTATTCAGATCGAGTTGGTCGTGTGCGAGAATAAAGCGAAAGAGATGAAGGGCTTGAAAATGAGAAGAATTTCCGGAGACCAGAGAGAGTATGGGAAACTATGTCAACAATTGATCACCAGCTTGACCGTTTGA